The Lewinellaceae bacterium DNA window GGAACGTTTGTAAGCCACCAGGTTGACGATGCCAAAAATGAGGATAAATCCGATGCTGCCTGCTGTAGAGATGCTTTCCAGTCCCAGCAGATTCACCAGCACCAGGGTAGCTACCCCAGTAATCATTAAGCCTATTGGCTGACCCCACAATTTAGCCAGGCAGTGGTGTGGCAGCTCCCCATCTTCGGCAATTTCATAATTGACCTGACTGCCTCCGTATAGCGATGCATTGATGGCTGAGAAGGTCGATATGAGGGCAGCGATGGTGATGATGGTGAAGCCGATTTGCCCCAGCATGGGCTTGGCAGCTTCTGCCAGTACATAATCCTGAGCCTTGGCGATCCGGTCGAAGGGTAGGGAGCCAACCGTCACTAAAGCAATCACGATGTATAAAACCAAAACAAAGGAGACTGAATAATAATAGGCTCGCGGAATATTCCTGCCGGGGTTGACAATGTCAGGGGCTGCATTGGCTATGAGCTCAAATCCTTCGTAGGCCACAAAGATGACCATGCCGCCGGCAAATAATTTAACCGGGTTTTCCCAACTATGGACGGACAGCTGTTCCAGGTTGGTGTTGCCTGCCAGCCCGTATGCGCCAACGGCCACAAAGCCAATCAAGATGATCAGCTTAATAATGACCGCATACGATTCTATTTTGCCTACAACAGCAATACTGTAATAATTGATCAGGGTAGCGAAAAGAATGATCGCACTCGCATAAATGTGAAAATCGATGTTGGTGTCGGCGGTTATCCTCCACAAATTAGGAGCGTAAGAGCCAAACGCTGAAGCATAGAGTGACAACATGATGATGTAGCTGATCCACAACAGGTTATTGATGGCTCCGCTGAAAATGGACTCACCAAATCCCTCATTCAGGAATTTCACCGTCCCGCCGCGATCCGGATAGCTTAACGAGAGCTTGGTGTAGCTGTATGAGGTGATCAGGGCCAGGATCCCGGCAAATAAGAAAGCAACCGGAGTTCCCCCTTTGGCGATGGAAACAGCCAGTCCCAGCACCGCAAAGATCCCACCGCCGACCATGCCGCCGATGCCGATAGCCATAGCCTCTTTAAGTCCGATCTTTTTTGTTATCACGCGACTGGCTTTGGTACGTAAATAAAATGATCAGGAATAATTAAATGATATTCAAATCATTATGGCCTGATGGGGTGAATTCGTGTCTCCCTAATATAAGGATAACGATTAAATTGTATGGATCCTCAAATCCGATCATTGTTTAATTCCAATGGGCAATCATCTTGCAGCCCAGGTATTTTTTGTGAGCTCAAACCATTCTGTCGGTTCACCATGATAATCAAAACTTTCCCGGAAGGTAAACCCCAATTTGGTAAGTACATTTTTTGAGCTGTAATGGAGGGGATCCACCATCGCCACAATAAAATCCATATTTATGTGCTCAAAGCCGTACTGAATGCATGCTTTTGAAGCTTCAGTAGCATAGCCTTGACCCCAGTGTTTTTGTTTGAAGCGATAGCCCAGGTCATAATAATGCCGTCGGTTGTTAGTTAGTTCTTCCACCAATCTCAATCCTGCCCATCCCAGACACTCAAGCGTTATTTTATCCACGACCGCCCACCGGCCGATTCCATTTTTCTGATATTGTGCCTGGATCATCCGGATCACCTGCTCCATTTCTTCCATGGATTTGACCGGGTTCTTTTCGATCAGTTTATGCACTTCCGGATCGGAATCCATTTCATACAGATCCTCTGCATCGGAATATTCGATCTCCTGTAAAATAAGCCGGGGCGTCTCCGCTTTGATTTTCATTTACTAATAATCTTTACCTTATCAAACATAAACGGATTATCG harbors:
- a CDS encoding GNAT family N-acetyltransferase — protein: MKIKAETPRLILQEIEYSDAEDLYEMDSDPEVHKLIEKNPVKSMEEMEQVIRMIQAQYQKNGIGRWAVVDKITLECLGWAGLRLVEELTNNRRHYYDLGYRFKQKHWGQGYATEASKACIQYGFEHINMDFIVAMVDPLHYSSKNVLTKLGFTFRESFDYHGEPTEWFELTKNTWAAR
- a CDS encoding amino acid permease, which codes for MTKKIGLKEAMAIGIGGMVGGGIFAVLGLAVSIAKGGTPVAFLFAGILALITSYSYTKLSLSYPDRGGTVKFLNEGFGESIFSGAINNLLWISYIIMLSLYASAFGSYAPNLWRITADTNIDFHIYASAIILFATLINYYSIAVVGKIESYAVIIKLIILIGFVAVGAYGLAGNTNLEQLSVHSWENPVKLFAGGMVIFVAYEGFELIANAAPDIVNPGRNIPRAYYYSVSFVLVLYIVIALVTVGSLPFDRIAKAQDYVLAEAAKPMLGQIGFTIITIAALISTFSAINASLYGGSQVNYEIAEDGELPHHCLAKLWGQPIGLMITGVATLVLVNLLGLESISTAGSIGFILIFGIVNLVAYKRSGEISAIRSLPLSGAVLCLVALIILVLQQLHSNVTGIIVSLGVILFCFLLEWMYKKQKSGSPIK